The stretch of DNA CACACTCGAAAGCTTTCTCCACAATCCGCTCAATTTCATAACGTTGATATGCTAAAGTGTCAACAACGGATTGGCCATTTTCTTGACGCTCACTCGGTTCACCAAAATACAGGCCACCGGTTAGTTCACGAACAATTAACATATCACTGCCGGCCACCCGCTCCTTCTTAAGCGGTGAGGCATGCAGCAGCTGGCCGTACGCCGTGACAGGACGTAGATTGGCGAATAATCCAAGGGCTTTACGAATGCCCAGCAAACCTTTTTCTGGGCGAAGATGGGATGGATTTCCATCCCACCTCGGCCCTCCTACAGCTCCTAGAAGGATGGCATCCGCATCCTCACAAACGGCTACCGTTTCATCAGGCAATGGCGTTTCATGTTCGTCAATAGCGGCACCACCAATCGCTGTTTCGGTGAAGGAGAATGTATGACCAAACTGATCCCCCACCGTTTCTATGACGGCCTTAGCCGCTGCGGTCACTTCTGGGCCGATCCCGTCCCCAGGTAAAACAGCAATGGTTTTATTCATAGCCATGCCATCTCCTTCCTAAATAATCATTTTTACTACGTCGATTTTACTTCCCTGCTTAAAATGATAGGGTAGTGCTTAGCGAAGCGGGGAAGTGCTTCCTAAATAATCATTTTTACTACGTCGACCTTACTTCCCTGCTTAAATATGGGCCTGCCGCTTTTCTTCCATCTTTTCATTGACTAAGACACGATTGACCGTATTGAGAAAGGCATGGGCGGAAGCTTCCAAAACATCCTGGGCGGAGCCGCGCCCACTGCCAGTAGACCCGTTCACACTTGCTTGAACATGAACCTCCGCAAGCGCATCCCGGCCGCTGCCAATGGATTTGAGTTGATAGTCTTCAAGATGAACAGCCTCATTGACGAGACGTTCTAATGTGTTGTAGATCGCTTCAACACTGCCCTGACCGGTGCCTGCGGTTTCCTGATAGTCACCGTTTGGCGTGGTTACCGCAATCGTGGCCGTCGGAATATTCGCGGAACCATACTGCACCTGCAATGCTTCGAGTTCATATTGTCCCACTTCATCCACTTCCGTTTGTTTATCCGTCAATATGACAAATAGATCCTCATCTGTCACTTCCTTCTTACTATCGGTTAAACTTTTGAAAGCATGGAACGCTTCTGTGAGCTTGGTTTCATTAAGGTTATAACCTAATGATTCAACCTTTTCTTTAAATGCATGACGTCCTGAATGTTTGCCCAATACAAATCGATTTTCCTTAATACCAACCATTTCCGGTGTAATAATTTCATAGGTTGATGCTTCTTTCAAAACGCCATCCTGGTGAATGCCGGCCTCATGGGCAAAGGCATTTCTGCCCACAACTGCTTTATTAGCAGGCACGCCCATCCCTGTTAATTGACTGACCAAGTCACTCGTGCGCTTGGTTTCTTCTAAAGTAAGATTTGTCGTGTAAGGATAAGCGTCACCGCGAATTTTTAAAGCAACGGCAATTTCTTCTAGTGAAGCGTTCCCCGCACGTTCACCAATCCCGTTAATGGTTCCTTCAATCTGGGTCACACCGTTTTCAATCGCGGCAATCGAATTCGCAACTGCCATGCCCAAATCATCATGGCAATGGGCCGATAAGTCGACCTTATCAATATTCGGTACACGTTCTCTAACGGTTTTAAACAGCTGACCGTATTCCGCCGGCGTCGCATAGCCGACAGTATCAGGCAAGTTAATCACCGTGGCTCCAGCATCAATGACCCGCTCAATAATTTTGACGAGAAAATCCATGTCTGAACGCGAGGCATCCTCGGCCGACCACTCGATTTTTGGAAACTTGGCTGCGGCATAGGATACGGCATCAACCGCTGTTTCAATGACTTGATCCGGTGTTTTTTTCAGTTTGTGCGTCATATGAATCGGCGATGTCGCTAAGAAAATGTGTAGGCGCGGTTCTGCTGATGTTTTCAGAGCTTCCCAGGCAGTGTCAATATCACTTTTACTTGTTCTAGCTAATCCGGTAACGGAAGCATTTTTGACTGATTCAGCGATTTGCTTGACGCCTTGAAAATCCCCCTCTGAGGAAGCAGGAAACCCTGCTTCCATAATATCCACACCAAAGCGATCCAACTGCTTAGCAATTTCCAATTTCTCAAGTTGGTTCAAATTCACGCCCGGTGATTGCTCACCGTCTCGCAATGTCGTGTCAAAGATTTTAATTTCTGGCACTCGTGACCACATCCTTTTTCTCTTGTTGTTTGCGTACAAATGGCATTAATTCACGTAACTCACGGCCCACAACTTCGATTGGATGCGTCTTCTCCTGTTCATTTATGGCATTAAATTCTGGACGGTTCACTTGATTTTCCAAGACCC from Tuberibacillus sp. Marseille-P3662 encodes:
- a CDS encoding 2-isopropylmalate synthase, whose product is MPEIKIFDTTLRDGEQSPGVNLNQLEKLEIAKQLDRFGVDIMEAGFPASSEGDFQGVKQIAESVKNASVTGLARTSKSDIDTAWEALKTSAEPRLHIFLATSPIHMTHKLKKTPDQVIETAVDAVSYAAAKFPKIEWSAEDASRSDMDFLVKIIERVIDAGATVINLPDTVGYATPAEYGQLFKTVRERVPNIDKVDLSAHCHDDLGMAVANSIAAIENGVTQIEGTINGIGERAGNASLEEIAVALKIRGDAYPYTTNLTLEETKRTSDLVSQLTGMGVPANKAVVGRNAFAHEAGIHQDGVLKEASTYEIITPEMVGIKENRFVLGKHSGRHAFKEKVESLGYNLNETKLTEAFHAFKSLTDSKKEVTDEDLFVILTDKQTEVDEVGQYELEALQVQYGSANIPTATIAVTTPNGDYQETAGTGQGSVEAIYNTLERLVNEAVHLEDYQLKSIGSGRDALAEVHVQASVNGSTGSGRGSAQDVLEASAHAFLNTVNRVLVNEKMEEKRQAHI